A segment of the SAR324 cluster bacterium genome:
AGAGAAACCTGCAGATTCTTGCCTATTTCCACAGGTTGCCCATTAACTCATCCATCCAGTGCTGACGGCTCAAGAGAATTGATGCCTTTTGAATTGGATATGGTTGACGCTGTTAACGCTATTCAACAATCTTGGGATGCGGATGCAATTGCTGTAAACGCCCGCAAGATTCAGCAGCTTTGGACAGACAACGTCTACACTGTTGGTCTCGTTCAAGCTCCAGCAGCTTTGTTGGTGAACAAACGGGTTAAAAATGCTCACCCTGGTGTACCTGTCTTCATGTTCGAATGGGCGGAAGATTCACTTATTCGTGAAAGACTCTGGGTACAAAAAGACCAGCAACTATCTGAGCTGATGCCTGGGGTCATTCCTACCTACAAGCGATAAGCTTACTTCCTACCGTGTTGATTGAAAATTTGGGGTTCGTTCCAAGAGCCCCATCCACCCTTTTCTTCTACGACTAAAACCCATGGGCTTGTTGATTTTTTTAGTTAAAAGAATACTCGCCAGTATACCTTTACTGATCGGCATTTCTTTTGTGTCTTTTCTTATTATTTTTGCTGTACCAGGTGATTACGTAGATGTCTGGCTAAATCAGACAGTAGCCAGGACTGGGCAATCAAGAGTTGAATTGGAGCCAATAGCAGCAGCTTTGAGGGCTCAATATGGGTTTGATCAACCTTTTATAATTCAATATTGGACATGGATTAAAGGAGTTATTACAGAATTTAATTTTGGTCCATCTTTCAGTCAATCAAGACCCGTTTCAGAAGTAATTGGTATGCGGTTTCCCCGAACAATTGGCCTCGCACTTATCACATTAATTTGTGGTCAGTTGATTGGAGCAATATTGGGGGTCTATGCTGCCCTCAACCAGTACAAAATTGGTGATACACTAGCGACAATTTTTGCTTTTACTGGAATCGTTATTCCTAAGTTTGTTGTTGCTCTAGTGATTCTTTACTTGCTCGCCTTCGTTTGGCACTCTCCATATATCGGTGCAATCCAATCTCCCCAGTTCATGCTTCAAGACCACTGGGATTGGCCTCGCTTGTTGGATTTTCTGAAACATGTCTGGCCAATCCTCTTCATCTCAATTTGGGCTGGCCAAGGATATATTTTGCGGATGATGAGAGGAAATTTGTTGGACGTAATGAAGATGCAGTACATTGAAACTGCTCGTGCTAAGGGTCTCAGCAAGAGGAGGATTTTGATCATGCATGCGATTCCAAATGCCCTTCACCCCATCATCATGAACCAGGGAGCCCGTTTTGACTATATGGTCAAAGGCGAATTAGAAATTGCGATAGTTCTGGGCATTCCCACTTTGGGACCACTGATTCTCAGTTCTGTTTATAGCAAAGATATGTATGTTGTCTCAGCGATTTTCATGCTGGTAGCTGTGTTATTGATAGTTGGTAATCTCGTCGCTGATCTATTACTCGCTTTGTTAGACCCGAGAGTCCGTCATGCCACAATGGAGTCTGCCTCGTGAGTGCAACTAGCCTTGAAACGCAAGCTCCCAAGGTTTCATTAACCTATTGGGAATTGGTTAAACGCCGATTCCTACGTAACCGCTACGGGGTCTTCGGAACCATCATTGTTATGGCGGTTGTCATCATTGGAATATTAGCCCCATTCTTCTCTCCATACACTCCGATCCGGACTGATAGAGATCGACAGTATTTTCCTCCACAGTCCCTTCATTTTTTTGACGAAGAAGGGAGTTTTCATCTTCGCCCAT
Coding sequences within it:
- a CDS encoding ABC transporter permease, translating into MGLLIFLVKRILASIPLLIGISFVSFLIIFAVPGDYVDVWLNQTVARTGQSRVELEPIAAALRAQYGFDQPFIIQYWTWIKGVITEFNFGPSFSQSRPVSEVIGMRFPRTIGLALITLICGQLIGAILGVYAALNQYKIGDTLATIFAFTGIVIPKFVVALVILYLLAFVWHSPYIGAIQSPQFMLQDHWDWPRLLDFLKHVWPILFISIWAGQGYILRMMRGNLLDVMKMQYIETARAKGLSKRRILIMHAIPNALHPIIMNQGARFDYMVKGELEIAIVLGIPTLGPLILSSVYSKDMYVVSAIFMLVAVLLIVGNLVADLLLALLDPRVRHATMESAS